A single genomic interval of Chlorogloeopsis sp. ULAP01 harbors:
- a CDS encoding glycosyltransferase family 2 protein: MSQAMNSQNSLVSVIVPIYNRSKYLKQAIESALSQTYKNIEIIVTDDCSPENPQAIVESFHDPRIRFRRNATNLGVARNIASAVTEARGKYIASLNDDDIWNEDFLAKLVPPLDANPNLILAFSDHYIIDADSNIDEVATEECSKLWKRHQLEEGVYQPFCEIGLVHQAVPSAVAAVIRKDAIDWKNFPSQVGPFWDLYLTYLACRTGGGAYYCPERLSQYRMHPLAETMAIGSQNPQAKIRGAKASIFCFRQFMEDEQLQQFHSYFRSKWLHAHTTLGIGLLRAERALEARSLLLNALSQQKFNLRTLVALALSFTPKPLVRRLFLAI; this comes from the coding sequence ATGTCACAAGCCATGAATTCCCAAAATTCTCTAGTTAGTGTAATAGTTCCGATTTACAATCGCTCTAAATATCTCAAGCAAGCGATTGAAAGTGCGCTCAGTCAAACGTATAAAAATATTGAGATTATTGTGACTGATGATTGTAGCCCCGAAAATCCTCAAGCAATAGTTGAATCTTTTCACGATCCACGAATTAGATTCCGACGAAATGCGACAAATTTAGGAGTAGCTCGGAATATTGCCAGTGCTGTTACTGAAGCACGCGGAAAATATATTGCTAGTCTAAACGATGATGATATCTGGAACGAGGACTTTTTAGCAAAGCTTGTTCCCCCCCTCGATGCCAATCCAAACCTAATCTTGGCTTTTAGCGACCACTACATTATAGATGCGGATAGCAATATTGATGAGGTTGCGACTGAAGAGTGTAGTAAACTTTGGAAGCGACATCAGCTAGAAGAAGGAGTTTACCAACCATTTTGTGAAATTGGGCTAGTTCATCAAGCTGTACCAAGTGCAGTTGCTGCCGTTATTCGCAAGGATGCAATTGACTGGAAAAATTTTCCATCTCAAGTAGGGCCTTTTTGGGATTTATATTTAACTTATCTTGCTTGTCGAACTGGTGGTGGAGCATATTATTGTCCAGAAAGACTGAGTCAATATCGAATGCATCCACTAGCTGAAACAATGGCGATCGGCAGCCAAAATCCTCAAGCTAAGATCAGGGGAGCAAAGGCAAGCATATTTTGTTTTCGTCAGTTTATGGAAGACGAGCAGTTACAGCAATTTCATAGCTACTTCAGATCAAAATGGTTACACGCACATACAACTCTAGGAATTGGATTATTACGAGCTGAACGAGCATTGGAAGCTCGCTCATTACTTTTAAACGCTCTCAGCCAACAAAAATTTAACCTCAGAACTCTCGTAGCACTAGCATTAAGTTTCACTCCCAAACCATTAGTACGCAGATTATTTCTAGCTATTTAA
- a CDS encoding FAD-dependent monooxygenase, translated as MRTKKKIIIVGGGIGGAATALALYHAGFEAVVYERTKELREVGAGIALWANATHILKNLGLLEDAIRVGYLTTNYQFNSQSGKELVNVLVDRFELPVVAIHRAELHQLLWRNVPDEKFVLGQTFERFEQDRSQVRAYFASGLTDEGDALIGADGLRSRVRANLLGDRPPTYRNFKTWRGLTDYIPSKYRPGYIQEFLGRGKGFGFMMLGKGQMYWYAAAIAKEAQPDANIGHKQELEIMFQDWFPSIPELIAATDEANILTTDLYDRPPTQPWSKQNITLLGDAAHPMLPTMGQGACTALEDAYVVTKCLQEHSDPTAAFQQYESLRFSRTKAIVEQSLRSGKMGEFKNPFAVAARNTFIKVMGAAISNSFKSLHAYRA; from the coding sequence ATGCGAACAAAAAAGAAAATTATTATTGTTGGTGGTGGCATTGGTGGTGCTGCAACTGCACTCGCTCTTTACCATGCTGGTTTTGAAGCTGTTGTCTATGAGCGAACGAAGGAACTGCGAGAGGTTGGTGCTGGCATTGCACTGTGGGCAAACGCTACACACATTTTGAAAAATTTAGGTTTACTGGAAGATGCAATCCGCGTCGGCTATCTGACTACGAATTATCAATTTAATTCGCAAAGCGGGAAGGAGTTGGTGAACGTGCTTGTTGATCGCTTTGAGTTGCCTGTTGTGGCGATTCATAGGGCAGAATTACATCAGCTATTGTGGCGCAACGTGCCAGATGAGAAATTTGTCTTGGGACAAACCTTTGAGCGATTTGAGCAGGATAGAAGTCAGGTGCGTGCCTATTTTGCTTCCGGTTTAACGGATGAGGGAGATGCTTTGATTGGGGCTGATGGTTTGCGATCGCGAGTACGAGCAAACTTGTTGGGCGATCGTCCACCTACCTATCGAAATTTTAAAACCTGGCGTGGTTTGACAGATTATATTCCAAGTAAATATCGTCCTGGCTATATTCAGGAGTTTTTAGGGCGTGGCAAAGGTTTTGGCTTTATGATGCTCGGTAAAGGGCAAATGTATTGGTATGCAGCAGCGATCGCAAAAGAAGCACAACCGGATGCTAATATTGGTCACAAACAAGAGCTGGAAATCATGTTCCAAGATTGGTTTCCATCGATTCCTGAATTGATCGCTGCCACAGATGAAGCCAACATTCTGACGACGGATCTCTACGATCGCCCGCCAACTCAACCTTGGAGCAAGCAGAATATTACGCTACTAGGTGATGCCGCTCATCCAATGCTGCCAACAATGGGGCAGGGAGCGTGTACCGCTTTGGAGGATGCTTATGTAGTCACTAAATGCTTGCAAGAACACTCAGATCCCACTGCCGCTTTTCAACAGTATGAATCTCTGCGATTCTCCCGTACAAAGGCGATTGTTGAGCAGTCTTTGCGATCGGGTAAAATGGGCGAATTCAAAAATCCTTTTGCAGTAGCAGCGCGAAATACATTCATCAAGGTAATGGGAGCGGCTATTAGCAACAGTTTCAAGTCCCTTCATGCTTACAGAGCCTAA
- a CDS encoding TetR/AcrR family transcriptional regulator produces the protein MARQIKAEKRVKTRQIRDAEATQAVILAAAEEEFAKHGLTSARTEAIANKTGVAKSMIYYYFKDKEGLYQAVLERSHSDLLQTTQKLDLDHLSPEAALEKFLTALLDCVSCNPKLPLIMFHEAVQNQGKYYKRSSSLSIDTTLVKILERGVATEVFRKLDPFQSAINIMGTCLFYFVGAGNIQQYPQGKRLLSKAMLEQHAQEAIALILAGVRNP, from the coding sequence GTGGCGCGTCAAATAAAAGCTGAAAAGAGAGTGAAGACTAGGCAAATTCGAGATGCAGAGGCAACCCAAGCTGTGATTTTAGCAGCAGCAGAAGAAGAATTCGCCAAACATGGTCTGACTTCTGCCAGAACAGAGGCGATCGCGAATAAAACGGGTGTAGCAAAGTCAATGATTTACTACTACTTCAAGGATAAAGAAGGCTTGTATCAAGCAGTCTTGGAGCGATCGCACTCAGATCTTTTGCAAACAACTCAAAAGTTAGATTTAGATCATCTATCTCCGGAAGCGGCATTAGAAAAGTTTCTCACTGCACTGCTTGATTGCGTGTCGTGTAATCCAAAGTTACCGTTGATTATGTTTCACGAGGCAGTTCAAAATCAGGGGAAATATTACAAGCGCAGTAGTTCTTTAAGCATCGATACAACCTTAGTAAAAATTTTAGAACGAGGAGTTGCTACAGAAGTATTTCGCAAACTCGATCCATTTCAATCAGCAATTAACATTATGGGTACTTGCTTATTCTATTTTGTGGGTGCGGGTAACATTCAGCAGTATCCTCAAGGTAAGCGGCTCCTGAGCAAAGCAATGTTAGAACAACACGCTCAAGAAGCGATCGCGTTGATTTTAGCTGGTGTGCGAAACCCTTAA
- a CDS encoding VOC family protein — protein sequence MFLDRPSRSSLEVSMQITASAISLNVDDVIASATFVKQHFGFSEEMAAEGFVSLSRSDAGFNLIFLQTNLESFKPIHMRGHRADGLLIVFVVDDIDREYARIQSEGVEITTAIKTESWGERFFQVTDPNGVVIQLVQWDTEK from the coding sequence ATGTTCCTTGATCGCCCCTCTCGCAGTTCGTTAGAAGTATCTATGCAGATTACCGCTTCAGCGATTTCACTCAACGTAGATGATGTCATAGCATCAGCAACGTTCGTAAAGCAACATTTTGGCTTCAGTGAGGAAATGGCAGCCGAGGGCTTTGTTTCTCTCTCTAGATCAGATGCTGGCTTTAACCTAATTTTTCTCCAAACCAATCTGGAAAGTTTCAAACCCATCCATATGCGGGGACATCGAGCCGATGGTCTACTCATTGTCTTTGTAGTGGATGATATTGATCGGGAATACGCGCGAATTCAATCAGAAGGTGTGGAGATTACAACCGCGATCAAGACTGAATCTTGGGGTGAAAGGTTCTTTCAAGTCACAGATCCCAACGGTGTCGTGATTCAACTCGTTCAGTGGGACACCGAAAAATAG
- the mscL gene encoding large conductance mechanosensitive channel protein MscL: protein MAVGRNSRNINGFIRDFREFALKGSVMDLAIGVVIGAAFSKIVTSFTEDIIMPLLNPLLAFTGNDWRTFGIPVGRGKIALGSFLGNVVDFLIIAFALYLAIRAIARFKRKEEMAPPAPTEKECPYCLEKIPLAATRCRACTSELAPTVERM from the coding sequence ATGGCTGTAGGACGTAACAGCAGAAACATCAACGGATTTATTCGTGATTTTCGGGAATTTGCTCTCAAGGGCAGCGTCATGGATTTAGCGATTGGAGTAGTTATTGGCGCAGCCTTCAGTAAAATCGTCACCTCTTTCACTGAAGACATTATCATGCCACTGTTGAACCCTTTATTGGCTTTCACAGGTAATGATTGGCGAACATTTGGCATTCCTGTAGGAAGAGGTAAAATTGCCCTCGGCTCATTTTTAGGCAACGTAGTCGATTTTCTAATTATTGCTTTTGCTTTGTACTTAGCTATTCGGGCGATCGCTAGATTCAAACGCAAAGAAGAAATGGCTCCTCCGGCACCCACAGAAAAAGAATGTCCCTATTGTTTGGAAAAAATTCCTCTTGCTGCTACTCGTTGTCGTGCTTGCACTTCTGAGTTAGCACCCACTGTTGAAAGAATGTAG
- a CDS encoding 6-carboxytetrahydropterin synthase, with protein MQCIVNRRARFSASHRYWLPELSEAENVEKFGACSRFPGHGHNYVLFVSLVGKLDKYGMVLNLSDVKHIIKQEITSQLDFCYLNDVWAEFQQTLPTTENIARVIWQRLAPHLPLVRIQLFENSELWADYMGNGMEAYLTVSTHFSAAHRLAHPNLSNEENFEVYGKCARPNGHGHNYHLEVTVKGEIDPRIGMIVDLGALNQVIEDYVVEPFDHTFLNKDIPYFAEVVPTAENIALHISNLLRSPVQDLGAKLFKVKLIESPNNSCEIYCTEPESNIVSAAQNQPVLIGL; from the coding sequence ATGCAATGCATTGTGAATCGCCGCGCTCGGTTTTCGGCAAGTCATCGCTATTGGTTGCCAGAACTGAGTGAAGCTGAAAATGTTGAGAAATTTGGTGCTTGCTCCCGTTTTCCTGGACATGGGCATAACTATGTCTTATTTGTTTCCCTCGTCGGGAAATTAGATAAATATGGCATGGTGCTGAACTTGTCCGATGTAAAGCACATAATCAAGCAAGAAATAACCAGCCAACTAGACTTTTGCTATCTCAACGATGTGTGGGCAGAATTTCAACAAACTCTGCCCACAACAGAGAATATTGCACGGGTGATCTGGCAGCGGCTAGCACCTCACTTGCCTTTAGTCCGCATACAGCTATTTGAAAATTCTGAGCTTTGGGCAGATTATATGGGGAATGGAATGGAAGCTTATCTTACTGTTAGCACTCACTTTAGCGCTGCCCATCGGTTAGCGCATCCCAATCTTAGTAATGAAGAGAACTTTGAGGTTTATGGTAAGTGCGCTCGTCCTAACGGTCATGGACACAATTATCATCTAGAAGTGACAGTCAAAGGGGAAATAGATCCACGCATCGGCATGATTGTGGATTTAGGCGCTTTGAATCAGGTGATAGAAGATTATGTAGTTGAGCCATTCGATCACACCTTCTTGAACAAAGATATCCCTTACTTTGCAGAGGTTGTTCCCACTGCTGAGAATATCGCACTGCACATTAGTAATTTATTGCGATCGCCAGTTCAAGATTTGGGAGCTAAACTTTTCAAAGTCAAATTAATCGAAAGTCCAAATAACTCTTGCGAAATTTACTGCACTGAGCCAGAGTCAAATATAGTTAGTGCTGCACAGAATCAGCCAGTTTTAATCGGCTTATAG
- a CDS encoding DNA cytosine methyltransferase: MQKRYRPIALSLFSGAGGLDIGFNKAGFNIVACVEKETSFCQTLHKNLGRYLESDCRIINEDIRILEPEQIFNGQIDFIIGGPPCQSFSAIGRRAGGVYGILDERGSLFEHYCRLVKHYQPQGFLFENVRGILGASKGRDWKIINEKFSELGYQIYYRILDCADYGVPQHRERLILVGTKTHNFKFPLPTHGIDSPDKRPHISAFEAIADIQDPSETTHIYPGKYGHLLAEVPPGMNYHYFTREMGYPNPIFAWRSRFSDFLYKADPEKPVRTIVAQLGAYSGPFHWNNRKFTLQEFKRLQTFPDDYELIGSFNTVLKQIGNSVPPIFANRLAEAVLQQIFGIDLGIELIEEDEKLSFDLRKSRKAKSTRFRRLNRTSEAVQLNLFNSNENVVSIKDSHGLTPDNTITEKFFHYSSIKKRTAFKNLLFPTIGVVYRFITKRIEKKCSISVSRYDKKFIETPLLSYQLQFKHPIGDGLEFIECILLSKQEEDIPIAWDAIEDCLRQCSGYQTMMDVYGHFTEPHPIFNLKMNIFTDKPYFLLKFAKKFSDFDSTKKLYPGKFLQDLYEEECNFDLTEIVKKLRSLRFDVRVNETNETIPPGYFRCCYPFTLNIEKQVAVAWKNHPKKYIPMKTEYNHYLSEAFIEAEKLIKYEDVDEAIKKYKQTQKSLLYPLEMQQDGQETPLNKNVAEGIETIINNLKSNKYLYSILITSLVEKLVHPNQDIRSAQESLNGGYSNRSTDAKNVTPFLKRHNLTSCAVSGAESGRNFERPFPYTLDYKAKPKGEGNLEAFLGILHAVQVKGIDPFPCIVLLMALDLKNKQKAVYNYPQPKGLTVQDIFNAVIKHHEQASGNGRARLPVIAIQAVYQCLVVELLRYADTTIRNPPNRHNANDKDGWIGDVQVDRLDGTPFEGIEVKSGIRIKSDMVRCLPEKFAGQFVDRYHILSTAEPYIASNEIDEVIQIVNQVRQQTGCQVIVNGLNHSLRYYLRLISDPDQFLKNYTELIETDLDVKSEHKKLWSEILANLQN; the protein is encoded by the coding sequence GTGCAAAAGCGATATAGACCAATTGCTCTGTCCCTTTTTTCCGGAGCTGGTGGATTAGATATTGGATTTAATAAAGCAGGTTTTAATATTGTTGCTTGTGTAGAAAAAGAAACGAGTTTTTGTCAAACGCTACACAAAAACTTAGGTAGATATTTAGAATCTGATTGCCGAATTATCAATGAAGATATTCGCATTCTTGAACCCGAACAGATTTTTAATGGACAGATTGACTTTATTATAGGTGGCCCACCTTGCCAAAGCTTTTCTGCTATTGGTAGGCGGGCAGGAGGTGTATATGGAATATTGGATGAAAGAGGTAGTTTATTTGAACATTACTGCCGTTTAGTAAAACACTACCAGCCACAAGGATTTCTTTTTGAGAATGTACGCGGTATTTTAGGAGCTAGCAAAGGGCGAGATTGGAAAATTATAAATGAAAAGTTTTCAGAGTTAGGCTATCAAATTTATTATCGGATTCTTGATTGTGCAGATTATGGAGTACCACAGCATAGAGAACGCTTAATTTTAGTTGGAACAAAAACGCATAACTTCAAATTTCCTTTACCAACACACGGTATAGACTCACCTGATAAACGACCTCATATCAGTGCTTTTGAAGCTATAGCTGATATTCAAGATCCTTCAGAGACAACACATATTTATCCTGGAAAATATGGTCATCTGCTTGCAGAAGTACCTCCAGGAATGAACTATCATTATTTCACACGAGAAATGGGATATCCTAATCCTATTTTTGCTTGGCGTTCTCGTTTCTCTGACTTTTTGTATAAAGCAGATCCAGAAAAACCAGTCCGAACAATTGTGGCACAACTTGGTGCTTACTCAGGCCCTTTTCATTGGAATAATCGGAAGTTTACTTTACAAGAATTCAAAAGATTACAAACATTTCCAGATGATTATGAGTTAATTGGAAGTTTTAATACAGTACTAAAACAAATAGGTAATTCTGTACCTCCCATTTTTGCTAACAGGCTTGCAGAAGCTGTGTTACAGCAAATATTTGGTATTGATTTAGGAATAGAACTTATTGAAGAAGATGAAAAACTATCTTTTGACTTACGAAAGTCTAGAAAAGCAAAATCAACACGTTTTCGCCGTCTTAATAGGACATCAGAGGCTGTTCAACTCAACTTATTTAATTCTAACGAAAACGTAGTCTCAATAAAAGATTCTCATGGTTTAACTCCGGATAACACCATAACTGAAAAATTTTTCCATTATTCTTCAATAAAAAAAAGAACTGCATTCAAAAACTTATTGTTTCCTACAATTGGTGTTGTATACCGTTTTATTACAAAACGTATTGAAAAAAAATGTTCAATTTCTGTATCACGTTATGATAAAAAATTTATAGAAACACCTCTTTTATCATATCAACTTCAGTTTAAGCATCCTATTGGTGATGGATTAGAATTCATAGAATGTATTCTTCTATCAAAGCAAGAAGAAGATATACCTATTGCTTGGGATGCTATTGAAGATTGTTTACGGCAATGCTCTGGATATCAAACAATGATGGATGTATATGGTCATTTTACAGAACCACATCCAATTTTTAATCTCAAAATGAATATTTTCACCGACAAACCTTATTTTTTGCTAAAATTCGCTAAAAAATTTAGTGATTTTGATTCTACTAAAAAACTCTATCCAGGGAAATTTCTACAAGATTTGTATGAAGAAGAATGTAATTTTGATTTAACAGAAATTGTTAAAAAACTTAGAAGTTTGCGTTTTGATGTACGAGTTAATGAAACAAATGAAACTATTCCTCCTGGTTATTTTCGTTGCTGTTACCCTTTTACATTAAATATTGAAAAACAAGTTGCTGTTGCTTGGAAAAACCATCCTAAAAAATATATACCAATGAAAACGGAGTATAACCATTATTTATCTGAAGCATTTATTGAAGCTGAAAAATTAATCAAATACGAAGATGTAGATGAAGCAATTAAAAAATATAAACAAACACAAAAATCTCTGCTCTATCCTTTAGAAATGCAACAAGATGGTCAAGAAACTCCCCTAAACAAAAATGTTGCAGAAGGCATAGAAACTATTATAAATAATTTGAAATCTAATAAATACCTATATAGTATTTTAATTACAAGTCTTGTTGAAAAACTAGTTCATCCAAATCAAGATATTCGTTCTGCTCAAGAAAGCTTAAATGGTGGTTATTCTAATCGTTCAACAGATGCAAAAAATGTTACTCCTTTTTTGAAACGCCATAATCTTACCTCTTGTGCTGTGAGTGGTGCTGAAAGCGGTAGAAATTTTGAGAGGCCTTTTCCATATACTTTAGACTATAAGGCTAAACCTAAGGGTGAAGGTAATTTAGAAGCATTTTTGGGAATATTACACGCTGTTCAGGTAAAAGGAATAGACCCATTTCCCTGTATAGTTCTTCTTATGGCATTAGATTTAAAAAACAAACAAAAGGCAGTTTATAATTATCCTCAGCCAAAAGGATTAACTGTTCAAGATATTTTTAATGCTGTTATTAAGCATCATGAACAAGCATCGGGAAATGGTCGTGCTCGTCTCCCTGTAATTGCAATTCAAGCGGTTTACCAGTGTTTGGTAGTTGAACTTTTACGTTATGCCGATACGACTATAAGAAATCCACCGAATAGACATAATGCTAATGACAAAGATGGTTGGATCGGTGATGTGCAAGTAGACAGATTAGACGGTACTCCTTTTGAAGGAATTGAAGTGAAGTCAGGAATTCGTATAAAAAGTGATATGGTTCGCTGCCTGCCTGAAAAATTTGCTGGGCAATTTGTAGACCGCTACCATATACTTTCTACTGCTGAACCGTATATTGCTAGTAATGAAATAGATGAGGTAATCCAAATCGTAAATCAAGTTCGTCAGCAAACAGGATGTCAGGTAATTGTTAACGGTTTAAATCACAGCCTTCGTTACTATTTACGGTTAATTTCAGATCCAGATCAGTTCTTAAAAAATTATACTGAATTAATAGAGACGGATTTGGATGTCAAATCTGAGCATAAGAAACTTTGGTCTGAGATCCTAGCTAATCTTCAGAATTGA
- a CDS encoding PrsW family glutamic-type intramembrane protease produces the protein MANFFLVLWAVTPPLLLLIYYYRRVSTAPSLLRLLLFFVFGAISGFVALGLGWVVETQINSFAAWREMRHTLLGVALRQLLAVGPIEESCKMLAVLIPSWYFQRRYRLRPSSIFLFTIAVALGFTAEENWIYLFHETASVFDRAIGTPVHTMFSAPWGYALALFFRSRIRLRRYTPNISRSWLNSVICHALVNFLSSSWRYPAPLFFLSYGLFPFFVWMFWRLEQLLRKVQGKMPIILISGYTLRHRLWEQGLVVFALMLGGNAIFGLFLLMRNLSSLSPLQIFYPDTLWFILSRFLLNLIFGLVAWTIYCYLRYSARRRYFK, from the coding sequence GTGGCTAATTTCTTTTTAGTGCTGTGGGCGGTAACACCTCCCCTGCTACTGCTGATTTACTATTATCGGCGTGTTTCCACCGCCCCTTCCTTGCTGCGATTGCTGTTATTCTTCGTTTTCGGAGCAATATCGGGTTTTGTTGCCCTCGGTTTGGGATGGGTTGTGGAAACACAAATTAACTCTTTTGCAGCTTGGCGGGAAATGAGGCACACTCTTTTAGGTGTTGCTTTACGGCAATTGTTGGCAGTTGGCCCCATCGAAGAAAGCTGTAAGATGTTAGCAGTTCTGATTCCCAGCTGGTATTTTCAACGCAGGTATCGATTACGCCCTAGTAGTATTTTTCTCTTCACTATCGCCGTTGCCCTGGGATTCACTGCCGAAGAAAACTGGATTTACCTTTTCCACGAAACGGCATCTGTATTTGATCGGGCGATCGGTACACCTGTGCATACTATGTTCTCGGCACCCTGGGGATATGCTTTGGCATTATTTTTCAGATCAAGAATCCGGTTACGGCGCTATACCCCAAATATTTCTCGCTCATGGCTCAATTCTGTCATCTGTCACGCCCTGGTGAATTTTCTATCTAGCAGTTGGCGTTATCCAGCACCCCTATTTTTCCTCAGCTACGGTTTGTTTCCATTTTTCGTATGGATGTTTTGGCGACTAGAACAATTATTGCGAAAAGTACAAGGAAAAATGCCTATCATCCTCATCAGTGGTTATACACTTCGACATCGATTATGGGAGCAAGGTTTGGTAGTGTTTGCCCTGATGTTGGGTGGTAATGCTATTTTTGGGCTATTTCTGTTAATGAGAAATTTGAGTTCTTTAAGTCCATTGCAGATTTTTTACCCTGATACTTTGTGGTTTATACTTAGCCGCTTCCTGCTCAATTTAATTTTTGGACTAGTAGCATGGACAATTTATTGCTATTTGCGGTATTCAGCACGTCGGCGCTATTTTAAATAG
- a CDS encoding class I SAM-dependent methyltransferase, translated as MNTAVNNTPGLASRLVNGVLAIKPLYSLAKHQARQMMIKRAEKIGVPWRKNVSRLRSHDWESELAKVQNPQTNYPEYYLTSFHAYEKGDLCWEAALEAEVAAYAVHSGIWKDAGAQGDPKLRQSYHEILKQQISQQPQDILDLGCSVGMSTFALQELYPHAKITGLDLSPYFLAVAHYRSRERQANINWVHAAAESTGLPDASFDLVSIFLMCHELPQSATRCIFAEARRLLRSGGHLAIMDMNPKSEVYKKMPPYILTLLKSTEPYLDEYFGLDIEQALVDAGFQTPTITRNSPRHRTVIAQVGG; from the coding sequence ATGAACACGGCTGTAAATAATACTCCCGGATTGGCTTCACGCTTGGTAAATGGGGTACTGGCAATTAAACCGCTATATAGCCTCGCCAAGCATCAAGCTCGTCAAATGATGATTAAACGTGCTGAGAAAATAGGGGTGCCTTGGAGAAAGAATGTTTCTCGTCTGCGATCGCACGATTGGGAAAGCGAACTAGCAAAAGTACAAAATCCCCAGACTAATTACCCAGAGTATTACCTCACCTCATTCCACGCCTACGAAAAAGGCGATTTATGTTGGGAAGCTGCCTTAGAAGCAGAAGTTGCTGCTTACGCCGTTCATTCTGGGATTTGGAAGGATGCTGGAGCACAAGGAGATCCAAAACTGCGTCAAAGTTATCACGAAATCCTCAAGCAGCAAATCTCCCAACAGCCTCAAGATATCCTAGATTTGGGTTGCAGTGTGGGTATGAGTACCTTTGCCCTGCAAGAACTTTATCCCCATGCCAAAATTACGGGTTTAGACTTATCTCCCTACTTCTTAGCTGTTGCCCACTATCGCTCCCGAGAGCGTCAAGCTAATATTAATTGGGTTCATGCTGCTGCTGAATCAACTGGATTACCAGATGCCTCGTTTGATTTAGTTTCTATTTTCTTGATGTGTCATGAATTGCCCCAGTCTGCAACTAGGTGCATTTTTGCGGAAGCGCGGCGTTTGCTGCGTTCAGGTGGGCATTTGGCAATTATGGATATGAATCCGAAATCGGAAGTTTACAAGAAAATGCCTCCTTACATTTTGACTTTGCTCAAAAGCACAGAGCCGTACCTAGATGAATATTTTGGCTTGGATATTGAGCAAGCGCTGGTAGATGCGGGTTTCCAAACTCCCACCATCACTCGCAACAGCCCTCGTCACCGCACTGTCATTGCTCAAGTTGGGGGGTAG